Genomic DNA from Haloplanus aerogenes:
GACGACCTCGTCGAGACGATGGAGGCGGTGCCGGAGGCGCTCCAGTTCGACGTGGGCGCGGTCGAGTTGATGGACGACGAGGTGTTCCAACTCGCCGCCGACTCGACGGAGTACGCCCAGTACGTCGAGATGATCCCGGAGGGGACGAAGGCGGCGCTGATGCTGGAGTTCGACTCCGAACTCGTCGACGACTTCCACGACGCCATCGAGGAGACCAACGAGTACTTCGTCGAGAACGGCAACGCCTTCCACGCCATCGAGGCCTACACCGAGGAGGATCAGGCCGACATCTGGAAGCTCCGAAAGGCCGCCATTCCCCTGCTGATGGGGATGAAAGGCGACCCCAAACCGTACCCGTTCATCGAGGACGCGACGGTGCCGCCGGAGGAACTGGCCGAGTACGTCTTCGAGTTCGAGGAGGTGTTGGAGGACCACGGCACCTCCGCCGCCTACTTCGCCCACGCGGGCAGCGGGACGCTCCACATCCGACCCATCCTCAACCTCAAAGAGGCGGACGGCATCGAGAAGATGCACTCCATCACGGAGGACGTGACCGACCTCGTGCTCGAACATTACGGGTCGTTCTCGGGCGAACACGGCGACGGGATGGCGCGGACCGAGTTCAACCCCAAGATGTACGGGCCGGAGCTCTGGAAGGCGTTCAAGGAACTGAAGACGGCGTTCGACCCCGACTGGCACATGCATCCGGGCAACGTCGTCTACCGCGACGGCCCCGAAGACATCGGGCCCGACTCGGACCGCGGCGTCGGCGCCGACATGCGCGAGAACCTGCGCTACGGCGTCAACTACCAGTCGGTCGAGCCCCAGACCACGCTCGACTTCGAGGACGAGGGCGGCTTCTCCCACCTCGTCGAACTCTGTAACGGCTGTGGCACCTGTCGCCAGACCGACTCCGAAGTGATGTGCCCGACCTACCGCGCGAGCGAGGAGGAGATCCAGACGACGCGAGGGCGCGCCAACATGCTCCGTGCCGCCATCAGCGGCAACCTCGACGAGGACGAAATCTACTCCGACCGCTTCCAGGAGGAGGTCATGGACCTCTGTGTCGGCTGTAAGGGCTGCAAGAGCGACTGCCCGACCGGCGTCGACATGGCGAAGCTGAAGACGGAGGTCAAACACCAGTACCACCAGGAGGAGGGCATCAGCCTGCGCGAACGCGTCTTCGCCAACATCGACACCCTGTCGAAGCTCGGGTCGATGACGGCGCCCATCTCCAACCTCGCGCCGAAGATTCCCGGTGCACGCGCGGTGATGGAGGAGGCACTCGGCATCTCCCGCGAGCGCGAACTCCCCACCTTCGCGAGCGAGAGCCTCGAAGCGTGGTTCGAGCGCCGCGGTCGGTGTAAGGTCGCGCCGAGCGACGCGCGCGATCAGGTGTTGCTGTTCCCCGACACCTACACGAACTACATCTATCCCGAGGCGGGGAAGGCGGCCATCGAGGTGCTCGAAGCTGCGGACGTGTACGTCCGCATCCCCGAGGACGTGGCGCCCTCCGGGCGCGCGGCCTTCTCGTCGGGCATGCTCGATCTGAGCCGCGAGCGTGCCGAGCAGAACGTCTCGGCGCTCCGCGAGGACGTGGATAACGGCTGGTCGGTCGTGTTCATCGAGCCGTCCGACGCCGTCATGTTCCAGGACGAGTACCGCGACCTGCTCTCCGGCCCGGCGGTCGAGGCCGTCTCCGACGCCGCCTACGGCATCATGGAGTACGCGGACGTGACGGGACTGGCCGAGGTGGCCGACTTCGGCTCGCCGCGGCAGTCGCTGTCCTACCACGGCCACTGCAACCAGAAGGCGACGAACAAGGACCACCACGCCGTCGGCGCCCTGCAGGGCGCGGGCTACGACGTGGACACGCTCAACACGACCTGCTGTGGGATGGCTGGCTCCTTCGGCTACCACGAGGAGCATTACGACATCTCGCAGGCTATCGGGAGCCTCCTGTTCGAGGAAGTCGAGAACAGTCCGGGCGATCAGGTGACCGCCCCCGGCGCCTCGTGTCGCTCGCAACTCGGCGACGAGTACGACGAGCACCCGCCCCACCCGGTCGAGATGCTCGCGGACGCGCTGAACTAACCGGATAGCCCGCTCTTTTTCGCCTTTCCCCCGGATATATAGCCGTCCGCATCGACGACCCCACCATGTCCGAGGCAGACTTCGTCGTCACGGTCGACGGTACCGACATCGAAGCCACGTGGGTCGACGAGAGTCCCGAGACGCGTTCGGCTATCGCAGAGGCCCTCCCCGTCGAGGGCGAGGCGACGCGCTGGGGCGACGAACTGTACTTCCGGATTCCGGTCGACACTCCCGCGGAGGCGAACGCCCGGGCTGAGGTCGAACCGGGGACGGTCGCCTACTGGCCACAGGGGAACGCGCTGTGCCTGTTCTGGGGCCCGACACCGGCGAGTACGGGGTCCGAGCCGCGTGCGGCGTCGCCGGTCAACGTCGTCGCTCGCCTCGACGACATTGCTCCCCTGTCAGGCCTCCCTGACGGGGGTGGCGCAACGGTCCGAATCGTGGATTGCTGACACGTTTCGACTGACCGTCCCTGTTCTCCTCCGCGCTTGAGCCCCGCGAATTCGACGTTTGCAGGTTTGTCTATCCGCTTATTCGTTCAAAAACGTAAACGCGCTGGCATGCATCGATGATTATTTATGATATGACAAACCTGGATAACATGGATCGCACAGACGATGGTAGCATGACCCACGAAGTATGATCCCGCGAATCAAGGGGAGATTATGACAGACGACCACGACGAACCAAAAGTAGAAACCGACGGCGGCCTGACCGAAGACGACATCTTCACGACAGCCGAAGTCGGGGAACAGTATCGTGCGACGGTGTATCGTGACGTTGACTACGACTCGCTCGATGTCGCGCCAGAGACGAGCGAGTACCCGAGCACCGACGGCAAATGGGGCTACCGGAAATACGACCTGCCCAAAGTGCCGAAGGTGTCTCACATCGTCGGGCCGAGCGCGATCATGCTCGGCGCGTCGCTCGGGAGCGGCGAGACGATGTTCTGGCCGACGCTCGTCGCTCAGAACGGCTGGGGTCTGTACTGGGCGTTCTGGGTCGGCGTGATCACCCAGTTCTTCATCAACACGGAGATTCAGCGGTGGACGATTGCCACTGGCGAGAGCATCTTCCGAGCGTTCGACCGGTTGAACAGCTTCTGGCCGTGGTTCTTCCTCGTCGCCGGCTTCTTCCACGTCGGATGGCCCGGCTGGGCGGCCGGCGCCTCAGAGGTGTTCGCCGCGTGGACGGGCGTCGTCCCGCGTGAAGACTGGGCGATCATCGGCGTCATCACGATGGTGCTGATCTGGCTCAGCTACCAGGCCGGTCCGATCCTGTACAACGCTATCGAGAAGGCTCAGTTGGTCATGATGTTCGTCGCCATCTTCGGCGCGGTCATCCTGGCGTTCATCGCCGGCTCGATCGGCCAGTTCGCTAGCATCCCCGCGGGCGCCGTCAACTTCGGCGCGCTCCCGCAGAACATGGACATCGCGACGTTCCTCGGCGGCCTCGCGTACGCGGGTGCCGGGGGGTACGTCAACCTCGCACAGGGCGTCTGGGCCCGCGAGAAGGGATACGGCATGGGCTCCTACCAGGGCCGCATCAAGAACCCGCTCCGTGGTGCAGAGCCGGAAGAGGTTCACGGTGGCTTCACCTTCGAACCGAGCGAGAAGAACCTGCGCCGCTGGAAGGCGTGGTGGAAGATCACCCAGCAGGAACACTTCCTGACGTTCGTCATTGGCCTGCTCATCGTCGCGACGGTCGCGATGACGATCACCGCCGAGTACGCCGCCGGGACCGATCAGGGCGCCATCAACATGTGGCTCGACGTGGTCATCCCGCAGCTCGGTGCGGTCCAAGGCCAGCTGATGTACGTGGTGATCTTTATCGCCCTGTTCAGCACGCAGTACGCCATCCTCGAAGCGTTCGTCCGCAACAGCGTGGACATCATCTTCGAGGGGTACGGACGTTCGGCCGGCTGGGACCTCTCGCGGGTCTTCCTCGGCCTGCTCACGCTCTTCACGCTGTGGGGCATTCTCATCATCGTCGCGCAGTTCCAGCAGCCGTGGATCCTGCTGGTCATCGGTGCCGCCATCGCCGGTGCGATGATGTGGCCGTACAACGCCTTGGTGACCATCCTGAACACGACGCGCCTGCCCGAACACACCCAGCCCGGCTGGGGTCGCGTCCTCGCCATGT
This window encodes:
- a CDS encoding cyclophilin-like fold protein translates to MSEADFVVTVDGTDIEATWVDESPETRSAIAEALPVEGEATRWGDELYFRIPVDTPAEANARAEVEPGTVAYWPQGNALCLFWGPTPASTGSEPRAASPVNVVARLDDIAPLSGLPDGGGATVRIVDC
- a CDS encoding Nramp family divalent metal transporter, with product MTDDHDEPKVETDGGLTEDDIFTTAEVGEQYRATVYRDVDYDSLDVAPETSEYPSTDGKWGYRKYDLPKVPKVSHIVGPSAIMLGASLGSGETMFWPTLVAQNGWGLYWAFWVGVITQFFINTEIQRWTIATGESIFRAFDRLNSFWPWFFLVAGFFHVGWPGWAAGASEVFAAWTGVVPREDWAIIGVITMVLIWLSYQAGPILYNAIEKAQLVMMFVAIFGAVILAFIAGSIGQFASIPAGAVNFGALPQNMDIATFLGGLAYAGAGGYVNLAQGVWAREKGYGMGSYQGRIKNPLRGAEPEEVHGGFTFEPSEKNLRRWKAWWKITQQEHFLTFVIGLLIVATVAMTITAEYAAGTDQGAINMWLDVVIPQLGAVQGQLMYVVIFIALFSTQYAILEAFVRNSVDIIFEGYGRSAGWDLSRVFLGLLTLFTLWGILIIVAQFQQPWILLVIGAAIAGAMMWPYNALVTILNTTRLPEHTQPGWGRVLAMWWATGFFGYFTILLIGGVLNSPEAYGLSFPMFETTVGVVGSAPGGYALWVFALVVQIYTMYRSATAKLNASGTVDGADAAKGFLS
- a CDS encoding FAD-binding and (Fe-S)-binding domain-containing protein, producing MAIDEQSTGLETSADSLGHEHPDADEYKALAEDLRTGVQGDVSFDEYAQVLYATDGSIYQAKPAGVVLPKTVSDVQHTVETAAEHGVPILPRGTGSSLGGQTVGPGCVVVDFTRYMDDIVDVDPDGQRAVVQPGVVQDHLDNHLEQYGLKFAPDPASSNRSTIVGGIGNNSTGAHSVRYGITDAYTEELDVVLADGSLIHTEEIVLDSDEWDEKVSGDDLEAQIYETTRQLVEEHEEEIEEKYPDLKRSVSGYNLQKVIYENDAGEEVINLSKLFVGAEGTLGVIVEAEVSLVTLPEETALVLYCFDDLVETMEAVPEALQFDVGAVELMDDEVFQLAADSTEYAQYVEMIPEGTKAALMLEFDSELVDDFHDAIEETNEYFVENGNAFHAIEAYTEEDQADIWKLRKAAIPLLMGMKGDPKPYPFIEDATVPPEELAEYVFEFEEVLEDHGTSAAYFAHAGSGTLHIRPILNLKEADGIEKMHSITEDVTDLVLEHYGSFSGEHGDGMARTEFNPKMYGPELWKAFKELKTAFDPDWHMHPGNVVYRDGPEDIGPDSDRGVGADMRENLRYGVNYQSVEPQTTLDFEDEGGFSHLVELCNGCGTCRQTDSEVMCPTYRASEEEIQTTRGRANMLRAAISGNLDEDEIYSDRFQEEVMDLCVGCKGCKSDCPTGVDMAKLKTEVKHQYHQEEGISLRERVFANIDTLSKLGSMTAPISNLAPKIPGARAVMEEALGISRERELPTFASESLEAWFERRGRCKVAPSDARDQVLLFPDTYTNYIYPEAGKAAIEVLEAADVYVRIPEDVAPSGRAAFSSGMLDLSRERAEQNVSALREDVDNGWSVVFIEPSDAVMFQDEYRDLLSGPAVEAVSDAAYGIMEYADVTGLAEVADFGSPRQSLSYHGHCNQKATNKDHHAVGALQGAGYDVDTLNTTCCGMAGSFGYHEEHYDISQAIGSLLFEEVENSPGDQVTAPGASCRSQLGDEYDEHPPHPVEMLADALN